GATTAATTTTcccccattggaaacgacaggctctggtctatttTGGGTTACTTAACACAATATTTGATACCGgcagacagtgtccttcgccccagAAAAATTGTGATAATACTTTTATTTCCCCTTTGACCCACATTTTAATCGCATAGACAATCAGGGGAAATCCAGAATATCAGGTGTCACACAAGCATGAAGATGGCGTGCTCGAAGGGGGGCCGTTTATGCAGGAACCAATGGAATGCTCGCATGGGAGGCGTTCCTGCAGATGCAGAAATGCCTATATGCATGAACGCCCCGAATTGCGGGCCCCAATTACTGACTATTAGAGAATTATTGGGAACAGTCTAGATAAGAGCGAGACAGGGAGGGATACTTCAAAGTAGTACCACTGCCCCCGCTCGCTTCCCGTAACCATACTTCATTTTTAGTTACTGATCAACAGTAACTTTATTTTCGTTTATATAATTTTGAGCTCTTCCATTGCAATGAATAACACAATGCTGTTTGTTTATAATCATTGTTCTAATCTAGATAGTTTGCTGAATCATGGCTCTCTCACAGTTATCACACGGTGGTTAGGGTATCCCCTGCCCCAGTATCTGTACGTTAGAGATGCCTCTGAACTCAGATTCAAACTCCCATTAGACAGCTCTGCAAGCGAGTTTACCAAATAGGGAGTTTCGCTGAGCAGTAATCTTCATTGACTCCCGTTACGGCCTgtatgtacttccaaaaaaggtctaaataaaaatacaagcaagcgaaaaaaatatttttcagcaCCTCCCATGTATTGAGCTGTTGTAGACTTTCTGTGCGTGGCAGTATGAGTGCCGAATATGATTTTTTTTTGTTTGCTTGTACATTTTTATTtagaccttttttggaagtacataccgGCCGTAATGGGAGTAAATTAAGGTAGTTGCTGAGCGACACTCCATATTTGGCGAGTAACGAACGTATTTTGACATAATGCTTGCAGAGCTGTCTAATGGGAGTTTGAATCTGAGCTTCCTGGGCGTTAGAGAGGAGACCCATCATACTCATTGTCGACATCTCTAATGCACAGATACTGGGGTAGGTATCCCCTAGGGATACCAGGATGGACTTTGACCTCCTTTAAAACCCCTTTTTAGATTATATTATGTACTCCTAAGACCTTTACCATCCTAACCTAGTAGGATACCTACTAGGATCCTAACTAcctagccgactaggtgaaaaatctgtccatgtgcccttgagcaaggcacttaaccctaattgctcctgtaaatcgctctggatgagaacttctgctaaatgactgaagtGTCAAATGTAACATTTGTTATTTGTcatcctgtgtctctgtctctagtgcCCTGTTTCAGACAAGATCAACACTTGTCCAGACAAGATCAACACTTCTTGAACCCCTCTCCTAGTGAGATAAACAGACCTAGTGATGTCCCAACCTGACAGGAATATCTATTCTCCATTGGAGGGGGGCGTCCAGCCCCCAAATGTAGTCTTTGGGCAGCCAAGCCCCCCAGGATATGAGATGACCTTACCCAACACACAGGGGATGCCTAACTCATTTGGGGGGCCAGGGCCTGCTCCAGGGGGGATGCCCTTCCCCTCGCCTGGGGCATTTGGTCAGCCCATGTACTTCCAGGGTCAGGGGAACCCAGGATATGGCACAGCACCTTACGCTCCCATGCCTGGGGCCTACGGTCAGGGCTTTGACAACCCAAATCATGGTGAGTACTTCAATATCATTCAGAAGTAATGTGGTGATGGgaatcaagtttcaagttttaaagGAATAGTTCACTCAAACTATCTTTTAGTATTTTACTCATTTGTCCACAAAATTATGCGTGACAGCAGTGCCATTTTCAAGGTGGAGCACTTTCAGTACGGAGCAAAAACTATGTGATTTATCATTCATTAAAAGATAGAAAGGGGCATTTTGAAGTATGTGTGGTCTGATGTGCATTGAGTCTATCTGTCTTTTCTCCCAGACCCAAACACTGATTACAACAGCGATGATCAACCCCTTGCCTATTGTGACAACAGTGCCTTCTCTCTTGGCTCTGGGCTGGACGACAAGACCATACGGCGAGCCTTTATCCGGAAAGTAAGGGATCACCGGGATGCCAAGAGGCTCCAAATCAGGACCTCAAGCAAACTTGAACTAAAGATAAAAGATAAACTTAAGATAAAATGGTTGTACATGCATCTGTATAGCCATCATAATAATCAAACAAAATGGCCTGAAACCATTTTTAAAGAACAATCCCCAAAGTCTATTATAGAACTGTATGGATCCTATATCTAATAGTCTGTCTCCTTGTCCACATACAGGTCTTCATGGTGTTGACCGTCCAGCTGATGGTAACATTCTCCTTTGTGGCTCTCTTCACCTTTGTGGAGGGAATCAAAGTGTTCGTCAGGGCCAACCCATGGACGTACTGGGTGTCCTATGGCATCTTCTTCGTCTCTCTCATCACCATCAGCTGCTGCGGAGAGTTTCGCCGCAAACATCCATGGAACCTGATTGCACTAGTAAGTTAATAAGACCTGTCTCGTTTAAATGGCTGTCATTCCTATAATATAATGATATACTTTATGGGCCAGTTTTCCAAACTCGGATTAAGCCTAtacctggactaaaaagcacgcTCAATGATCAATAGTAATCGTAGCTATACTTTATGGGCCGGTTCTGTATATTTATCAAATTGAAGAAAAATAAAATCATGTCTTATTCACTATAAGCCTGTGTTGATATGTGCACTTCCACATAAAACGTTGTATAAGTATTGTTGAAGTTCTGAAAGAGGTTGTATCACTCTCCTTGCCTCTGGTGTTTCCAGTCCATCCTGACCCTGGCTATGTCCTACATGGTGGGGATGATAGCTAGTTTCTACGACACTGACTCAGTCATCATGGCCGTGGGCATCACTGCTGTTGTCTGCTTCACCGTGGtcatcttctctctccaggtctgtatCCATCTggacatccctccctccttctgtctctctgtctctctatgtctgtctgtctgtctctctgtctgtctgtctctgtctgtctgtctgtctgtctgtctgtctgctctctctctctctctctctctctctctctctctctctcttctcacagtTCAACATGTCATAGGGTTATCAGGGTTGGGGTGTATTCCATCTATATTCCAGTCAATGCCGcaattaaaggtagactcagcgaaatgacgttgccacaagtgagatgcaagactttgctcccacacagtcacacaccgtATCTGTGCATTGGCATGGGTtcacgtcatatcgctgagtctacctttaaacagCATTGCTATGGAATCAAATTGAACTGGAATTGACCCTGCCATCATATATACTGGCTCTACCCTGTTCAATGAAGCTAGTGATGATACTGACCCTACTCTGTTCAGTGATGATACTGACCCTACCCTGTTCAGTGATGATACTGACCCTACCCTGTTCAGTGATGATACTGACCCTACCCTGTTCAGTGACGATACTGACCCTACCCTGTTCAGTGACGATACTGACCCTACCCTGTTCAGTGACGATACTGACCCTACCCTGTTCAGTGACGATACTGACCCTACCCTGTTCAGTGACGATACTGACCCTACCCTGTTCAGTGACGATACTGACCCTACCCTGTTCAGTGACGATACTGACCCTACCCTGTTCAGTGACGATACTGACCCTACCCTGTTCAGTGACGATACTGACCCTACCCTGTTCAGTGACGATACTGACCCTACCCTGTTCAGTGACGATACTGACCCTACCATGTTCAGTGACGATACTGACCCTACCCTGTTCAGTGACGATACTGACCCTACCCTGTTCAGTGACGATACTGACCCTACCCTGTTCAGTGACGATACTGACCCTACCCTGTTCAGTGACGATACTGACCCTACCCTGTTCAGTGAAGATACTGACCCTACCCTGTTCAGTGACGATACTGACCCTACCCTGTTCTGTGACGATACTGACCCTACCCTGTTCAGTGACGATACTGACCCTACCCTGTTCAGTGACGGTACTGAGCCTACCCTGTTCAGTGACGGTACTGAGCCTACCCTGTTCAGTGATGATACTGACCCTACCCTGTTCAGTGATGGTACTGACCCTACCCTGTTCAGTAATGGTACTGACCCTACCCTGTTCAGTAATGGTACTGACCCTACTCTGTTCAGTAATGGTACTGACCCTACTCTGCTAGGTGAGGCTAGTGATATTATTATTGATTGATAGGAAATGAGTCACCTCATTGGCTAATAACTAATATGTCCCTTTGACCTTTGGCCTTCATCCTGACCCGACCTCTGACCCCATACAGACCAAGTATGACTTCACTTCCTGTCACGGTGTGCTGTTGGTCTGTCTGATTGTCCTGGTTCTCTTCGGCTTCCTCTGCATCTTCATCCGCAACAAGATCCTGGAACTGGTCTACGCCTCGTTGGGCGCTCTACTCTTCACATGCGTAAGTCCTTGCCACAAATGCCaacctatttcctttatagtgcactacttttgaccatagtaGTGCACTGTTTAGGGAATGGTGACATTAGGGACGCATACTAACATCTCTTTGGCAATGATCTTGATTATCACAGGTGGTGTCTCTTTTCCTGTAGAAACTATactggtggtagtagtagtacaaCTATTTAAGTATTCATGCAAGTGTtttgatggatgggtcctggtcaaagtagtgcactatatagggaacaggatgccatttgggacacagtcttaGTCATTATTTTGCATGTGTTGATCTGTCAGACCAAATCAAGACCATATCTTACtagacatatttacatttacattttagtcatttagcagatgctcttatccagagcgacttacagtgcataCATTTACATACTATCTTGCTAAATAGAATGAGTAGAATGCTAATTGTAATTGTGATAATAGAATGATCATTGTTTTGAATGTGATTGATTCCAGTTCTTGGCTGTGGACACTCAGCTGCTGCTAGGCAACAAGGAGAAGGCCCTGAGTCCAGAGGACTATGTTTTTGCTGCTCTCACCCTGTACACTGACATCATCAACATCTTCCTCTACATCCTGTCTATCGTTGGAAGATCACGGAACTGAGCGCTTCCTCTAAAGGAACCATTGAAGGATGAAGGAGTCTTTTACGGGAGTTACTTAAATGTTCCCATATCTAGGACAACACCTGCTACACATTGTTTTATGCGCCAATGTCTAATTTGAACTCTGCTGTCGCCTGTCGTTCTAAATGTGGTTCCCTGTGCGctttagagcagtggttcccaaactgactgagattgggaaaccctgatttagcagatgcgacctattttgctattgtgttactatttttctttGCTAATTTTCttatctctgcattgttgggaaaggactcgtaagtaagcatttcacggtaaagtctacacctgtgtattcggcgcatgtgacataacGTTTGATTTGACTTATTCAGTTCTTTCAATTTAGGTAataaacaaccacatatcacagtcatagcaagtaccTCTTATTGATAATACTCCCTCATGTTAATTGTGCTCAGTTTTACTACAATCCAGACTGGTTTAAATTGTGTAGTGTGAATAATTAATATTTGGATTCAATTTGTTTTGTGATATTTCTGATGTTTGTGAGTCTTTGCAGCTGTATTTGTTGATAGTTATTCAATTAAAAACTGAATTGTAATCTCGTTGTTTTTTTGTATCAGTGCTGGCGATTACTGGATGCTGCTAAATTGTTTCTAATAGTATATGAATCATGATTATGCACTCTGTCatgattatttttttaaagccaAAAGCACGAATGTCAGATGTTTGTTAATATATTTTTCAAGACATTTGTGCCTAGTTTTCAGCTTTTCAGTATGGAGAGAAATGGTGTGAGAAATTATTTCCCGTGATGCAATGCTATCTTTATTTTTGTATGACATCATAAAGGAGATCCTATAATTCTATGTTATACGTGTAATTATGACACATGACATAACGGTGTCAAGTTAAATCGAACGTTCTGACTGACACCCTATTGTGATGCTATTGATAACAACCTATTTCATTGGAGGATTTGATTTATAGCACAGACGGAAAGGGTCTGCAAACTGTCGGGTTGTGCCTCAACTGTCTGACCGCCTGAAGTAGGCGCTTGGAGTCGGAGAAGCGTCTGTATGGATATGGATACCGAGGGTGGCGGTGCGTCATTGCGCTTGGAGAATGAGAAACTGCGGCACGAGAATGACGACCTGAAATTAATGCTTGGCCTGATGAAAGAAAACTTTGATCTGAAGTCCAAGCTTCAAACCTCCACTCTAACCAGCGACACTGTCAGGGAATCGACAGGTAACTGTTCAAGTATCGTTTACGCATTGCAATCTCCATCTCCTATGTGGGTGATGGTGGTGCGTGTGCCGCTCTTTGCCACTAAAGGGCATCCGAGACACGTGACACGTCAGTACAGTTAGCATTAATCGGCAGGGTTGGAAAGGCATTGAAGAAAATTGGAATTGGAGAATTGGATTTGGAATTTCAGTATACATcgtgaattgaaatggaatgaaTCCCAACTCTGCAAGTCAGTACTGCCATGCAGGTCCTAGCAACAGCACCAGCTAAGATCTTggacatataataataataataggggtggcaggtagcctggtGGTTAAGcgctttgggccagtaaccgaaaggatgCTGGTTTGAacccctgagccgactaggtgaaaagtctgtctgtgcccctgagcaaggcacttaaccctaattgctcatgtaagtctgctaaatgactaaaatgtaaataatttatTCAATTTATTATATAGCTCTATTCATTACATAAAGACATCTCAAAGTGATgtaaagcaacaacaaaaaacaagcaATTTAAAAACAACGTTAAGTGCATTAGTTGATCTACTGTCAAGAGACTGAAGGTTGAGAATGCTAATGGTCCCGTTCAATTGCTTAGACGTTGCCAGATCTTAAAACGCCTGTATAGGTATTTTACCTATCGGCTAACCAAATCATATGTTATAACAATCTggcagtcgatgacgtggcaggcaaccattggttgatgcatgcgaCGTCTAAGCAACCCATGGCTTGAgtgaggtgagcagagggaggatGTGGTCAAAGGGGGAGAACATTTACATATATTTGCTTATTATTTTTGCCAGGTCTCGTTTTGTCTCAATTTGTCACCCTTTTTGCATTTAGAATTGATTCTGATTATAATTTCCTACCCCCAGGCAGGAACACAACTATTCAGTGGCAAGACACCGTGGATGAGGACAGATTCAAACATGAGCTGCATCAATCGTCCAAACATCCTCACAGAACATCTTCCCCAATTAACCTGGAGTCCTACACCAAGCGCTGCATGTGCACAGACCCACGAGAACATGAAGAGACTGCGAGCTACTCTTATGTCATGTCTCAGAAGGTGAAAGGTGTGTGAAATGGTCGTTTGCTCATCACAACTTTGGGCATGATCCTTAGAGATATGTTAGTCAGAAATTGAATCCCCATTTTGTATCAACTGAGCTGATTATGACAATATTGTAATAGCAGAATATAAAAATATTTCTTCAAACCTAttgtgtgtcccaaattgcaccctattgcctatatagtgcataacttttgactagggcccatagggctctggtcaaaaggagtgcactatataggaaacagggtgccatttgggacgttatATTTTgtttagaatagaatagaaacaTTTTGTTAAACTACCTGTGGATTCATGTTTATGTTGGTGTAATGTGATCTATTGGAACTAATCCATGCAGATTCAGAGGTTGGTGTTTATGTTATTGTTCAGATCCAGAACGGTTGGTGGGGGAGATAGCCTTCCAGCTGGATCGAAGGATCCTGTCCTATGTGTTCCAGAGCCAGACCAGACTCTATGGGTTTACTGTGCTCAATATACCAGACAAGATCATTCAGGTGGGaacggtgtgtgtgtggatgtgcatCTGTGTTGTCCTTTACACAAAAGGCTGATATTCCAGTTTTTGAATAATAAGAAAGTTGAACACCATATTCCTTCCTTCTGTCTGCTAAGGGATAATAGGGTAGTTTAACACCATATTCCTTCCTTCTGTCTGCTAAGGGATAATAGGGTAGTTTAACACCATATTCCTTCCTTCTGTCTGCTAAGGGATAATAGGGTAGTTTAACACCATATTCCTTCCTTCTGTCTGCTAAGGGATAATAGGGTAGTTTAACACCATATTCCTTCCTTCTGTCTGCTAAGGGATAATAGGGTAGTTTAACACCATATTCCTTCCTTCTGTCTGCTAAGGGATAATAGGGTAGTTTAACACCATATTCCTTCCTTCTGTCTGCTAAGGGATAATAGGGTAGTTTAACACCATATTCCTTCCTTCTGTCTGCTAAGGGATAATATGCTAGTTTAACAACAGGGTGTGGTGGGGTGCCATGTATTCCTTTCAGTGATTCACACATAGATGGAATTCAAAGCCTCCAAACTGGTTTCTTCCCACGTCAAAATGGTTTTCCATTTCCTAAGAAGCTAATTGCAAATCTGTTCTAAACAAATGTGTGAGACAGTTGGATAATGGCATGTACAGTATAACTGAATTAGAAACTCCACAGGCTAATCCCACTCCCATGAGActgtggctgcatcccaaatggcaccctctaacccaggggtgtcaaacgtccggcccgcgggccggatcaggcccgcaaacgggtttaatccggcccgcgagatgataaaaaaaataaataattaagataaaaaaaaaaaaaaaaaatttttttggtcaagtataaaaatgcgctgcaatttttcaataaaataaactgctgttccaactgcgtccactggatggcgcaatagcaattgtgttaagcaagcaaactgtttataccggggcagagcaagtaggtcaagcacgtgcagccaatgagctactttgttttgcccgcgatatttattacggcttctacttttaacattaggtgctttggcaccctcattgccccaatatgtctctgtcaaaaaagagaaaagtggacgcagagtgcagagtgttccaagaaaaatggtcatcctcctatttattcacggaattgaatgggaaagctgtatgtttggtgtgttcagagcatgttgcagtgctgaaagaatataaccttcgtcgccactatgtgagtcttcatgccgacaaatatgacaactttcaaggacagcggagatgagagaaggtgaatgaactgttggcgggtctgaagaaacagcagtctgtgtttactcacagccgagacatcagtgacgctgcagtgaaagctagctacctcattgctaatgaaatcgcagtggcttcaaaaccatttagtgagggtgaatttgtaaaaacatgcatgatgaaggcagcggagattgtgtgccctgaaaagcggcaggctttttgcaaatatcagcctgacaagaaacacagttgcagacaggatttccgatctttcagtggatttggacagccagttgaagcaaaaagtaaagtcatttattgcgttttcggttgcaattgatgaaagcacggacattacagatgttgcacaactggccattttcatccgcggagttgatgacacattgaccgtcaccgaggagttcgtgaagttggtgccgatgacagatacaacgacagcagctgatatttttaccgcactttcGCTGtcgcctggctacagatggtgcgccctcaatgatcgggaaaaaagcaggcgttgtgacaaagttcagagagaaagtgcaatctgcaaatggaggacgtgatttttgacttttcactgtattttgcaccaggaggctttgtgttgcaagtcattaaagatggataacgtcatgaaggtggtcatccaaactgttaatttcatccgatccagaagcctgaatcaccgtcagtttgacagccttctcagagagaaagaccacatctatggcctgccataccacactgaggtaagatggttaagccgaggtgctgtgctgaggcgtttctttgatttacgagaagaaattgaacagttcatggaagaaaagggcaaaccagtgttagaatttcattccgcagaatggatgcaggaccttgcatttatggtggatgttacagagcacctgaataacttgaacaaacagctgcaagggcgcaacaaagttgtcacgcagtattatgacagcatacgttctttcaagttgaagctgtcattgtgggagacgcaacttgctggtggtgatgcagctcacttcccctgtctgaaaaatgtgtgcgcgacccaacatgtggcagacatgaagcggttcaaagataaaataacgggactgttacgggagtttgagcaatgctttcagatttatgtttatatgtttatgtGCTAtggtttttaattgattttattttatttgtatatttaacctattcttgactctgtggttcttgcacttgtttggggaacaggatttcattatttttatctacatttctgcctgagaaatgacaccctgatatagttctgtgatctgtgatatacttctgtgaatcactgaggcattgtgtgtttgtgtgttctttgtcctcagaactttcaaataacttgaggtgttttatgattaatagtgatgttgtgcttttggacactgtcctcaggctccagctttatgtttatatgtttttatgttgatgtgctattgtttttaattgattttattttatttgtatatttaacctattcttgactctgtggttcttgcacttgtttggggaacaggatttcattatttttatctacatttctgcctgagaaatgacaccctgatatagttctgtgatctgtgaaacagttctgttaatcactgaggcattgtgtgtttgtgtgttctttttctttagaattttcaaataaacttgacgtgttttatgattaatagtgatgttgtgcttgtactattttggacacactgtcctcaggctccagctttatgttgtatgttgatcgtattaaaacaaagaaaacaatctgaagttgttgtttttaagttatatataccatgatttttccggtccggcccacttgggaatagattttcctccatgtggcccctgagctaaaatgggtttgacacccctgctctaacctatatagtgcactacttttgactgtgtgtgcgtcccaaatggcaccctattccatgtgggccctggtcaaaagtagtgcactaaataggaaatagggtgccatttgggactgacaTTTCTGTTTTCACTCAAACTAAAGCCTtgaccccctcccc
This is a stretch of genomic DNA from Coregonus clupeaformis isolate EN_2021a unplaced genomic scaffold, ASM2061545v1 scaf0064, whole genome shotgun sequence. It encodes these proteins:
- the LOC121556563 gene encoding protein lifeguard 1; the protein is MSQPDRNIYSPLEGGVQPPNVVFGQPSPPGYEMTLPNTQGMPNSFGGPGPAPGGMPFPSPGAFGQPMYFQGQGNPGYGTAPYAPMPGAYGQGFDNPNHDPNTDYNSDDQPLAYCDNSAFSLGSGLDDKTIRRAFIRKVFMVLTVQLMVTFSFVALFTFVEGIKVFVRANPWTYWVSYGIFFVSLITISCCGEFRRKHPWNLIALSILTLAMSYMVGMIASFYDTDSVIMAVGITAVVCFTVVIFSLQTKYDFTSCHGVLLVCLIVLVLFGFLCIFIRNKILELVYASLGALLFTCFLAVDTQLLLGNKEKALSPEDYVFAALTLYTDIINIFLYILSIVGRSRN
- the LOC121556583 gene encoding speriolin-like protein, with the protein product MDMDTEGGGASLRLENEKLRHENDDLKLMLGLMKENFDLKSKLQTSTLTSDTVRESTGRNTTIQWQDTVDEDRFKHELHQSSKHPHRTSSPINLESYTKRCMCTDPREHEETASYSYVMSQKVKDPERLVGEIAFQLDRRILSYVFQSQTRLYGFTVLNIPDKIIQVSTHPLTGKVDEGYRLQLSQRHSELMARLNHLGYSMTLHPPFTEFIINTYGILRQRPDSYSTQELGYNSPDFLRRVVINAAPSKLLKDLLLLFSCLSFMARQDGKPLFLW